In the Myxococcus fulvus genome, one interval contains:
- a CDS encoding regulatory protein RecX, whose amino-acid sequence MEDDRTGQDSRPPRKQKRPRKVSARYLENAALHYLKRYASTVSQLKRVLVRRVDRSVKEHGGDRAEALGWIDALTQKLIRNGLINDDAYAGMKAQSLRAAGRSTRVIAQKLRMKGVAADLVQRKLAQATAEVSDEDAARIWARKKRLGPFRKNLATREENRQRDLASLARAGFSFGIAKKIIDGSLD is encoded by the coding sequence GTGGAAGACGACCGGACCGGACAGGACAGCAGGCCCCCCAGGAAGCAGAAGCGGCCCCGGAAGGTGTCTGCTCGCTACCTGGAGAACGCGGCGCTGCACTACTTGAAGCGCTACGCCTCCACGGTGAGCCAGCTCAAGCGCGTGCTCGTGCGCCGCGTGGACCGCTCGGTGAAGGAGCACGGCGGGGACCGCGCCGAGGCGCTCGGGTGGATTGACGCACTCACGCAGAAGCTCATCCGCAACGGCCTCATCAATGATGACGCCTACGCCGGCATGAAGGCGCAGTCGCTGCGCGCGGCCGGGCGCAGCACGCGGGTGATTGCGCAGAAGCTGCGGATGAAGGGCGTGGCCGCGGACCTGGTGCAGCGCAAGCTGGCGCAGGCCACCGCCGAGGTCTCCGACGAGGACGCCGCGCGCATCTGGGCCCGGAAGAAGCGCCTGGGCCCCTTCCGCAAGAACCTGGCGACGCGCGAGGAGAACCGTCAGAGGGATTTGGCCTCCCTGGCGCGCGCGGGCTTCTCGTTCGGGATTGCGAAGAAGATCATCGACGGGTCGCTCGACTGA
- a CDS encoding alpha/beta fold hydrolase: protein MNATRETRTVTLEDLRLHCTLLGEGPPLLLLHGFTGAGEDWGHVFDLDALAREYRLVIPDLRGHGRSHNPSEDFTTRQCATDVLALLDALGIERCRAIGMSLGGNTLLHVATRAPARVERMVLVSSTPYYPASARRIMATYTEASRSEAEWADLRSKHVHGDAQIRALWRHVRGFADSFEDMSFTPPRLGTVRAPTLLVQGDQDPLYPVELTVELHRSIPESRLWVIPGEGHVPLFGAWREVFVRTALGFLAVPTG, encoded by the coding sequence ATGAACGCGACGCGAGAGACGCGCACTGTCACGCTGGAGGACCTGCGGCTGCACTGCACGCTGCTGGGCGAGGGGCCTCCGCTGCTCCTCCTTCACGGCTTCACCGGTGCGGGTGAGGACTGGGGCCACGTATTCGACCTGGACGCGCTGGCCCGCGAGTACCGGCTCGTCATCCCCGACCTGCGAGGCCACGGCCGGAGCCACAATCCCTCGGAGGACTTCACCACGCGCCAGTGCGCGACGGATGTCCTCGCGCTCCTGGACGCGCTGGGAATCGAGCGGTGCCGGGCCATCGGGATGAGCCTGGGTGGCAACACGCTGCTTCATGTCGCCACGCGAGCACCCGCGCGCGTGGAGCGGATGGTGCTGGTCTCCAGCACGCCGTACTACCCCGCGTCGGCCCGCCGCATCATGGCGACCTACACGGAGGCGTCGCGCTCGGAGGCGGAGTGGGCGGACCTGCGCTCGAAGCACGTTCACGGAGACGCGCAGATTCGAGCCCTGTGGCGACACGTCCGAGGCTTCGCGGACAGCTTCGAGGACATGAGCTTCACGCCGCCGCGCCTGGGAACGGTGCGCGCGCCGACGCTGCTCGTCCAGGGAGACCAGGACCCGCTCTATCCGGTGGAGTTGACGGTGGAGCTGCACCGCTCCATTCCGGAGTCGCGCTTGTGGGTCATCCCCGGTGAAGGCCATGTCCCGCTCTTCGGGGCCTGGCGTGAGGTGTTCGTCCGCACGGCGCTGGGGTTCCTGGCGGTGCCGACGGGGTGA
- a CDS encoding SDR family oxidoreductase, whose translation MRAFVTGSTGLLGNNVVRALVAGGHTVRALARSPAKARQVLGGLSGVEVVEGDMLDVKGFAAALEGCDVVIHTAAYFREYYAAGDHWPKLYAINVTATVALAEEAHQRGVKRFVDISSSGTVGAKADGSPGDESTPPAALLAGNLYFKSKVESERELNAFSARTGMDVVYILPGWMFGPGDAGPTAAGQLILDLAAGKMPALLEGGSCLVDARDVAEATLVAAQKGRSGERYLVGGEFVDLGTLTRTIEAVSGIPAPRRVLPHALALMLGALGQTWARLTGGETALTVEGVRVMRAKLRVDSSKAKRELGVRFRPLEETLRDTVDWLREHKPQMASAAKRPRVATSS comes from the coding sequence ATGCGCGCATTCGTCACGGGCAGCACGGGGCTGTTGGGCAACAACGTGGTGCGGGCGTTGGTGGCCGGGGGGCACACGGTGCGGGCGCTGGCGCGCTCGCCGGCGAAGGCGCGCCAGGTGCTGGGTGGGCTTTCCGGCGTGGAGGTGGTGGAAGGGGACATGTTGGATGTGAAGGGCTTCGCGGCCGCGCTGGAGGGTTGTGACGTGGTCATCCACACGGCGGCGTACTTCCGTGAATACTACGCGGCGGGAGACCACTGGCCGAAGCTGTATGCCATCAACGTGACGGCCACGGTGGCGCTGGCCGAGGAGGCGCACCAGCGCGGGGTGAAGCGCTTCGTGGACATCAGCTCCTCGGGCACGGTGGGCGCCAAGGCGGACGGCTCGCCCGGGGACGAGTCGACGCCGCCCGCGGCGCTGCTCGCCGGCAACCTCTACTTCAAGAGCAAGGTGGAGTCGGAGCGTGAGCTCAACGCCTTCAGCGCGCGCACGGGCATGGACGTGGTCTACATCCTGCCGGGGTGGATGTTCGGTCCCGGGGACGCGGGGCCCACCGCCGCGGGGCAGCTCATCCTGGACCTGGCCGCGGGGAAGATGCCGGCCCTGCTCGAGGGGGGCTCGTGCCTGGTCGACGCGCGCGACGTGGCCGAGGCCACCCTGGTGGCGGCCCAGAAGGGGCGCTCGGGGGAGCGCTACCTGGTGGGCGGTGAGTTCGTGGACCTGGGCACGCTGACGCGGACGATTGAGGCGGTGTCGGGCATCCCCGCGCCGCGCAGGGTGCTGCCCCACGCGCTGGCGCTGATGTTGGGCGCGCTGGGGCAGACGTGGGCCCGGCTGACGGGGGGCGAGACGGCGCTGACGGTGGAGGGGGTGCGCGTGATGCGCGCGAAGCTGCGGGTGGACTCGTCCAAGGCGAAGCGGGAGCTGGGGGTGCGCTTCCGCCCGCTGGAGGAGACGCTGCGCGACACGGTGGACTGGCTGCGTGAGCACAAGCCCCAGATGGCGTCCGCCGCGAAGCGTCCTCGGGTGGCCACGTCCTCCTGA
- a CDS encoding TetR/AcrR family transcriptional regulator, producing the protein MTTRAKKAAAPKRRTYHHGDLRQALVDATLKLIATEDVGAVSLREVARRAGVTAAAPYHHFRDKDALLAAVAEEGYRALNARMDEAMTKARSPRLDTQLKALARCYVRFAVEHPAHYRVMFRQEWSDEEKYAGIHTEGMRAYARLQELAQEARVASGGKVDMDILAFTIWSWVHGLASLWNEGPLRKKSQSDSIEPLLERSSEMFVGWVVGKAP; encoded by the coding sequence ATGACGACCCGGGCGAAGAAGGCGGCGGCGCCCAAGCGGCGCACGTACCACCACGGGGATTTGCGGCAGGCGCTGGTGGACGCGACGTTGAAGCTCATCGCGACGGAGGACGTGGGCGCGGTGTCGCTGCGGGAGGTGGCCCGGCGCGCGGGCGTCACGGCGGCGGCGCCGTACCACCACTTCCGGGACAAGGATGCGCTCCTGGCGGCGGTGGCGGAGGAGGGCTATCGGGCGCTCAACGCGCGGATGGACGAGGCGATGACGAAGGCCCGGTCGCCGCGTCTCGACACGCAGCTCAAGGCGCTCGCGCGGTGCTACGTGCGCTTCGCGGTGGAGCACCCGGCGCACTACCGGGTGATGTTCCGTCAGGAGTGGAGCGACGAGGAGAAGTACGCAGGCATCCACACCGAAGGCATGCGTGCCTACGCGCGGTTGCAGGAGCTGGCGCAGGAGGCTCGCGTGGCCTCGGGTGGCAAGGTGGACATGGACATCCTGGCCTTCACCATCTGGTCCTGGGTGCACGGGCTCGCGTCGCTATGGAACGAGGGGCCGCTGCGCAAGAAGAGCCAGAGTGACTCGATTGAGCCGCTGTTGGAGCGCTCGTCGGAGATGTTCGTCGGGTGGGTGGTGGGCAAGGCGCCGTGA
- a CDS encoding LysR family transcriptional regulator, with protein MDLDPRYLQTFFVVSRERGFSRAAAVLHRTQPAVSYQVRQLEEQLGAVLFDRTTRTLTLTDAGAKLHALCERFFDEFGRLARGLQAGDAPAEPLRIASVSGFGRYVLYPLLARERLAAPYSLRFPTAEQVFESLEDGACDVGFVYLPHVSSRLLTAPVWREQLVLVGPPGAKGKTFPRLEAFEDLTFVTYDECEYVFGKWFEGHYGRQPRSMRGTYHFEELEEVVSTVAAGHGWSILPDHCVAQAARQGTVVIAPAPGRKQVTNLIYSVQRANAPENPSALRLIDALRAAGEATAPRSKPRRRSSNPDTRSPRVASPRRTTTF; from the coding sequence ATGGACCTGGACCCCCGCTATCTCCAGACCTTCTTCGTCGTGAGTCGTGAGCGCGGCTTCAGTCGCGCGGCGGCCGTGCTCCACCGCACCCAGCCCGCGGTGAGCTACCAGGTCCGTCAGCTCGAGGAGCAGCTCGGCGCGGTGCTCTTCGACCGCACCACGCGCACGCTCACCCTCACCGACGCGGGCGCGAAGCTGCATGCCCTGTGCGAGCGCTTCTTCGACGAGTTCGGCCGCCTCGCGCGAGGACTCCAGGCCGGTGACGCGCCCGCCGAGCCGCTGCGCATCGCCTCCGTCAGCGGCTTCGGCCGCTACGTGCTCTATCCCCTGCTCGCCCGCGAGCGGCTCGCTGCGCCGTACTCGCTGCGCTTCCCCACGGCCGAGCAGGTCTTCGAGTCCCTGGAGGACGGCGCCTGTGACGTGGGCTTCGTCTACCTGCCCCACGTGTCCAGCCGGTTGCTCACCGCGCCCGTGTGGCGAGAGCAGCTCGTGCTCGTCGGGCCGCCCGGCGCGAAGGGGAAGACCTTCCCCCGCCTCGAGGCCTTCGAGGACCTGACCTTCGTCACCTATGACGAGTGTGAGTACGTCTTCGGCAAGTGGTTCGAAGGGCACTACGGACGACAGCCCCGCTCGATGCGCGGGACCTACCACTTCGAGGAGCTGGAGGAGGTGGTGAGCACGGTGGCCGCCGGCCACGGCTGGTCCATCCTCCCCGACCACTGCGTCGCCCAGGCCGCGCGCCAGGGCACCGTGGTCATCGCGCCCGCGCCCGGCCGCAAGCAGGTCACCAACCTCATCTACTCCGTGCAACGCGCCAACGCGCCCGAGAACCCCTCGGCGCTCCGGCTCATCGACGCCCTGCGCGCCGCGGGCGAGGCCACGGCCCCTCGAAGCAAGCCGCGACGACGCTCCAGCAACCCAGACACCCGCTCACCACGCGTCGCGTCACCCCGCCGGACAACCACCTTTTGA
- a CDS encoding LysR family transcriptional regulator — MALTPLNELAVFVAVARHKSFTRAGRELGVSTSAVSQTVRMLEERVGGALLSRTTRSVSLTDMGQRLLERAGPGLESALGALEHLSADVSEITGTLRLTVPGMGLATVIEPVIPRFIQEHPHVHVEVRVTDRFVNIVTEGLDAGLRLTESVERDMVQLRLSPSFRFLVIGSPAYLKKHGTPTRPEDLARHECIGYRAPSTGLPYHWELERGRKQLRIAVKGPLVTDHAQFMQRMAVAGVGLGYIAEPEVADNLRDGTLRAVLEDWAPSVPGLFLYYPHRARASPALKAFVALARKMLLTPPRA, encoded by the coding sequence ATGGCCCTGACACCCCTGAACGAGCTCGCCGTGTTCGTCGCCGTCGCGAGGCACAAGAGCTTCACGCGCGCGGGGAGGGAGCTCGGCGTCTCCACGTCCGCGGTGAGCCAGACGGTGCGCATGCTGGAGGAACGCGTGGGCGGCGCCCTGCTCTCCCGCACCACGCGCAGCGTATCGCTCACGGACATGGGACAGCGCCTGTTGGAGCGCGCGGGGCCGGGGCTGGAGTCCGCCCTCGGCGCGCTGGAGCACCTGTCCGCGGACGTGTCCGAAATCACCGGCACGCTGCGGCTCACCGTTCCCGGCATGGGGCTCGCCACCGTCATCGAGCCCGTCATCCCCCGCTTCATCCAGGAGCATCCCCATGTCCACGTCGAGGTCCGGGTCACGGACCGGTTCGTGAACATCGTGACGGAGGGGCTCGACGCGGGACTGCGGCTGACGGAGTCCGTGGAGCGCGACATGGTGCAGCTGCGCCTGTCGCCCTCCTTCCGCTTCCTCGTCATCGGCTCGCCGGCCTACCTGAAGAAACATGGGACGCCGACGCGCCCCGAGGACCTGGCGCGGCATGAGTGCATCGGCTACCGCGCCCCTAGCACGGGGCTGCCGTACCACTGGGAGCTGGAGCGCGGACGCAAGCAACTGCGCATCGCGGTGAAGGGGCCGCTCGTCACGGACCACGCGCAGTTCATGCAGCGCATGGCAGTGGCCGGCGTGGGCCTGGGGTACATCGCCGAGCCGGAGGTCGCCGACAACCTGCGCGACGGGACGCTGCGCGCCGTGCTGGAGGACTGGGCGCCCTCCGTCCCGGGCCTCTTCCTGTACTACCCCCACCGGGCCCGCGCCTCACCCGCGCTCAAGGCCTTCGTCGCGCTCGCGCGGAAGATGCTCCTCACGCCCCCACGCGCCTGA
- a CDS encoding aldo/keto reductase, which translates to MTTTNRIDTLSRYHLLGRSGLRVSPLALGAMTFGTEWGWGSPKDTAHRLLARYLEAGGNFIDTADGYTGGTSEEIIGDYFARNGGRDSAVIATKFTINTIPGDPNAGGNGRKNLRRSLEASLRRLKTDYVDLYWLHAWDGITPLEEVMSTMTDLVRSGKVRYIGLSDVPAWYFARAQTLAEKEGWERVAALQLEYSLVERNIEREHIPAALQLGASITPWSPLASGLLSGKYTRERGVVKGDGRVAAIQGGGNPGFEKLFTDRNWGIVEALLEVARELDRPPAQVALAWVTRRPGVASTIIGATKPEQLEANLRALDVVIPEAQAAKLEAASRPELVHPYHFFENEFFTSGMFTGGTSVRAEPTWFRPAAR; encoded by the coding sequence ATGACGACGACGAACCGCATCGACACGCTGTCGCGGTACCACCTGCTGGGCCGCTCGGGCCTGCGGGTGAGCCCGCTCGCGCTGGGGGCCATGACGTTCGGCACGGAGTGGGGCTGGGGCAGCCCCAAGGACACGGCGCACCGGTTGCTGGCCCGCTACCTGGAGGCGGGCGGCAACTTCATCGACACGGCGGATGGGTACACGGGCGGCACGAGCGAGGAAATCATCGGGGACTACTTCGCGCGGAACGGCGGGCGGGACAGCGCCGTCATCGCGACGAAGTTCACCATCAATACGATTCCCGGGGACCCGAACGCGGGCGGCAATGGGCGGAAGAACCTCCGGCGCTCGCTGGAGGCGTCGCTGCGTCGGTTGAAGACGGACTACGTGGACCTGTACTGGCTGCACGCGTGGGACGGAATCACGCCGCTCGAGGAGGTGATGTCCACGATGACGGACCTCGTGCGCTCGGGGAAGGTCCGGTACATCGGGCTCTCGGACGTGCCGGCCTGGTACTTCGCGCGGGCGCAGACGCTGGCGGAGAAGGAGGGGTGGGAGCGGGTGGCCGCGTTGCAGCTCGAGTACTCGCTGGTGGAGCGCAACATCGAGCGCGAGCACATCCCGGCCGCGTTGCAGCTGGGGGCGAGCATCACGCCGTGGAGTCCGCTGGCCTCGGGGTTGTTGTCGGGCAAGTACACGCGGGAGCGGGGCGTGGTGAAGGGGGATGGGCGGGTGGCGGCCATCCAGGGGGGCGGCAACCCTGGGTTCGAGAAGCTCTTCACGGACCGCAACTGGGGCATCGTGGAGGCGCTGCTGGAGGTGGCGAGGGAGCTGGACAGGCCGCCGGCGCAGGTGGCGTTGGCGTGGGTGACGCGGCGGCCGGGCGTGGCGTCGACCATCATCGGGGCGACGAAGCCGGAGCAGCTGGAGGCGAACCTGCGCGCGCTGGACGTGGTGATTCCGGAGGCGCAGGCGGCGAAGCTGGAGGCGGCGAGCCGTCCGGAGCTCGTCCACCCGTATCACTTCTTCGAGAACGAGTTCTTCACCAGCGGCATGTTCACGGGCGGGACGTCCGTGCGAGCGGAGCCCACGTGGTTCCGCCCGGCGGCGCGCTGA
- a CDS encoding NAD(P)/FAD-dependent oxidoreductase gives MSRYDVAVVGGGPAGLAVAIHAATRGLNTVVLERASFPADKACGEGLMPAGLAALERLGALTHLDRSQSAPFVGIRYVQEDGSTAEGLLPAPGGLGVRRVALAEALVTRAREVGAQLRERTHVVSHRRVGDGVTLELVEGEVQARMLVAADGLASPLRRAEGLEMDAEGPRRFGLRRHFQLEPWSPYVEVHFANGVEAYVTPAGARRVGLAFLWEDGGVEGRVGFETLLSRFPKIEARLSAATPDSQVRGAGPLARVARVRVADRFALVGDAAGYVDALTGEGLSLAFSCAESLGALLPDALTRGATRDVLQPYEARFQQVFRKYAWATRSLLMLARRPRLRRPIVRMLGHSPWLFERILHTVVG, from the coding sequence ATGAGTCGGTATGACGTCGCGGTGGTGGGAGGAGGCCCGGCCGGGCTCGCCGTGGCCATCCACGCCGCGACGCGGGGGCTGAACACCGTGGTGTTGGAGCGCGCCTCCTTCCCGGCCGACAAGGCCTGCGGCGAGGGGCTCATGCCCGCGGGGCTCGCGGCCCTGGAGCGGCTGGGCGCGCTCACGCACCTGGACCGCTCGCAGAGCGCGCCGTTCGTGGGCATCCGCTACGTGCAGGAGGATGGCAGCACGGCGGAGGGGCTCCTCCCCGCCCCAGGAGGGCTCGGCGTGCGTCGGGTGGCGCTCGCCGAGGCGCTCGTCACCCGCGCGCGCGAAGTGGGCGCACAGCTCCGCGAGCGCACCCATGTGGTGTCGCATCGCCGCGTCGGCGACGGTGTGACGCTGGAGCTGGTCGAAGGTGAGGTCCAGGCGCGGATGCTGGTGGCCGCGGATGGGCTCGCCTCACCCCTGCGGCGCGCGGAGGGACTGGAGATGGACGCGGAGGGGCCTCGCCGCTTCGGCCTGCGCCGCCACTTCCAACTCGAGCCCTGGTCCCCCTACGTCGAGGTGCACTTCGCGAACGGCGTGGAGGCCTACGTCACGCCCGCGGGCGCCCGGCGCGTGGGGCTCGCCTTCCTCTGGGAGGACGGAGGCGTGGAGGGGCGCGTGGGCTTCGAGACCTTGCTCTCCCGCTTCCCGAAAATCGAAGCGCGACTGTCCGCCGCGACGCCGGACTCCCAGGTGCGAGGCGCGGGTCCCCTGGCGCGCGTGGCCCGCGTGCGCGTGGCGGACCGCTTCGCCCTGGTGGGCGACGCCGCGGGCTACGTGGACGCGCTCACCGGAGAAGGCCTCTCCCTCGCCTTCTCCTGCGCGGAGTCGCTGGGCGCGCTCCTGCCCGACGCGCTCACGAGAGGGGCGACGCGCGACGTGCTCCAGCCCTACGAGGCGCGCTTCCAACAGGTGTTCCGCAAGTACGCCTGGGCCACGCGCTCCCTCTTGATGCTGGCGCGCCGTCCCAGGCTGCGACGCCCCATCGTCCGGATGCTCGGCCACAGCCCGTGGCTCTTCGAGCGCATCCTCCACACCGTCGTCGGGTGA
- a CDS encoding SDR family oxidoreductase, translating to MKKVLVLGATSAIAQATVRLLAARGASLYLVGRNVENLDAVAKDAATRGAAKVESKALDLNDFSAHEALVDGAFQALGGLDGVVLAHGVLGDQTEAQRSWAATEAVLRTNFLSAVSLLTALANRFEAQKAGTLVVISSVAGDRGRQSNYVYGASKGALNVFLQGLRNRLAKSNVAVVTVKPGFVDTPMTAHIPKNKLFASPEKVARGLLSAADGRKNEVYVPGIWALIMLIIKSIPESVFKKLKL from the coding sequence ATGAAGAAAGTGCTCGTCCTCGGCGCCACCAGCGCCATTGCCCAGGCGACGGTGAGACTGCTCGCCGCGCGCGGTGCCTCGCTGTACCTGGTGGGCCGCAACGTGGAGAACCTGGACGCGGTGGCGAAGGATGCCGCCACGCGGGGCGCCGCGAAGGTGGAGTCGAAGGCGCTCGACCTGAATGACTTCAGCGCGCACGAGGCGCTGGTGGACGGGGCGTTCCAGGCGCTGGGCGGGCTGGATGGCGTGGTGCTGGCGCACGGAGTGCTGGGAGACCAGACGGAGGCGCAGCGCTCGTGGGCGGCGACGGAGGCGGTGCTGCGCACCAACTTCCTGAGCGCGGTGTCCTTGCTGACGGCGCTGGCGAACCGCTTCGAGGCGCAGAAGGCGGGCACGCTGGTGGTGATTTCGTCGGTGGCGGGAGACCGCGGCCGGCAGAGCAACTACGTGTACGGCGCGTCGAAGGGCGCGCTGAACGTGTTCCTGCAGGGCCTGCGCAACCGGCTGGCGAAGTCCAACGTCGCGGTGGTGACGGTGAAGCCGGGCTTCGTGGACACGCCGATGACGGCGCACATCCCGAAGAACAAGCTGTTCGCTTCGCCGGAGAAGGTGGCGCGCGGACTCCTGAGCGCGGCGGACGGACGCAAGAACGAGGTCTACGTCCCCGGCATCTGGGCGCTCATCATGCTCATCATCAAGAGCATCCCGGAATCCGTGTTCAAGAAGTTGAAGCTCTAG
- a CDS encoding MBL fold metallo-hydrolase: MSQASLARWFPASTALWGLLACAPLVGGCLFAGPSHRGPPMAHFDGEKFQNIGDAPALSASQLIGAALKEPRGEWREYEDLPPGRPPPERVGPGKLKVTLINHATVLIQADGVNVLTDPIYSERPSPVPWVGPKRVHPPGIRFEDLPPIDVVVVSHNHYDHMDLPTLRRLEEAHHPRFIVGLGNKALLDDEGFRHVEELDWWQATQVTPEVSVTAVPAQHRSNRGLTDQAETLWAGYVVSTTGGPAFFAGDTGFGPHFAMMAARFGPMRLSVLPIGAYRPRVLHTVHMGPREALDAHKVLGSSTSVAMHHNTFPMAFDGQDEAKFLLLRLLARQEVRPRFWALGFGEGRFVEPLPSTPAAVASVCAAEQ; the protein is encoded by the coding sequence ATGTCCCAGGCATCCCTGGCCCGTTGGTTCCCCGCATCGACCGCCCTGTGGGGCCTGCTCGCCTGCGCGCCGCTCGTGGGCGGCTGCCTGTTCGCGGGGCCCAGCCACCGGGGTCCGCCGATGGCGCACTTCGACGGGGAGAAGTTCCAGAACATCGGTGACGCGCCGGCGTTGTCGGCGTCCCAGTTGATTGGCGCGGCGCTGAAGGAGCCCCGGGGCGAGTGGCGCGAGTACGAGGACCTTCCTCCCGGCAGGCCCCCGCCCGAGCGCGTGGGCCCGGGGAAGCTGAAGGTCACCCTCATCAACCACGCCACCGTGCTCATCCAGGCGGACGGCGTGAATGTGCTGACGGACCCCATCTACTCGGAGCGGCCCAGCCCGGTGCCGTGGGTGGGACCCAAGCGGGTGCACCCGCCAGGCATCCGCTTCGAGGACCTGCCGCCCATCGACGTGGTGGTGGTGAGCCACAACCACTACGACCACATGGACCTGCCCACGCTGCGCCGGCTGGAGGAGGCGCACCATCCGCGCTTCATCGTCGGGCTGGGCAACAAGGCGCTCCTGGACGATGAGGGCTTCCGCCACGTGGAGGAGCTGGACTGGTGGCAGGCCACACAGGTGACGCCGGAGGTGTCGGTGACGGCGGTGCCCGCGCAGCACCGCTCGAACCGGGGGCTCACGGACCAGGCGGAGACGCTATGGGCCGGGTACGTCGTGTCGACCACGGGCGGGCCGGCGTTCTTCGCGGGGGACACGGGCTTCGGTCCGCACTTCGCGATGATGGCCGCGCGCTTCGGGCCCATGCGGTTGTCGGTGCTGCCGATTGGGGCCTACCGGCCGCGCGTGCTCCACACGGTGCACATGGGGCCGCGCGAGGCGCTGGATGCGCACAAGGTGCTCGGCTCCTCCACGTCCGTGGCCATGCACCACAACACCTTCCCCATGGCCTTCGACGGGCAGGACGAGGCGAAGTTCCTGCTGTTGCGGCTGCTCGCGCGCCAGGAGGTGCGTCCGCGCTTCTGGGCGCTGGGCTTCGGCGAGGGGCGCTTCGTGGAGCCCCTGCCATCGACGCCCGCCGCGGTGGCGAGCGTGTGCGCGGCGGAGCAGTAG
- a CDS encoding alkaline phosphatase family protein yields MATSLSRVLMSVGCLLGALGSGVGQARESELSSGRVGRRQVAPPRGASRPVVSPGEEVGARPSLVVFLVFDGLRYDDLERWRHRMGPGGFRRLLEGGTVFDAARYPYATTKTCPGHATLATGALPGAHGIISNEWYERETGADVSCVRDPASPPLDDPKGKGVSPRRLRVPTLGDRLLETHGGASRVVSVSLKDRAAIMLGGQRGQAYWWGTKGFTTSRHHARELPSWVSEFNQALGSRKGGAWARGAEASVYGSLGPDDDARERPPEGLGRTFPHPLTTEEAFLYTPLGAETLFELALAGVKAEQLGKRPGARDLLAIGMSSVDVVSHSFGPESHETVDMLLRLDRALAAFLEAMDREVGLSKVLVAMSADHGMAPAPARAEQRLPAETVTRAVDAAMDGAFGAEDWVEAFSAPHLYLRQARLKARGVSLEKAAEVAKKAARAVPGIAEGVSAADVRADRAEGFARRVRQEYVPGRSGELVLIADPHVLLAPDDDHASTHGTPYEYDTHVPLILHGQGLPAARHGRAVTPLDLAPTLATWLGVTLPEASGLPLCEALPPHAGTPAACSERAAGQ; encoded by the coding sequence ATGGCGACTTCGCTGAGTCGGGTGCTCATGTCGGTCGGCTGTCTGCTGGGGGCGCTGGGCTCCGGAGTGGGGCAGGCGCGGGAGTCGGAGTTGTCCTCGGGCCGGGTGGGGAGGCGGCAGGTGGCGCCGCCTCGGGGGGCCTCACGGCCGGTGGTGTCGCCGGGCGAGGAGGTGGGTGCGCGGCCGTCGCTGGTGGTGTTCCTGGTGTTCGACGGACTTCGCTATGACGACCTGGAGCGCTGGCGTCACCGCATGGGGCCGGGCGGTTTCCGTCGGCTCCTGGAGGGCGGCACCGTCTTCGATGCCGCGCGCTATCCGTACGCGACGACGAAGACGTGTCCGGGGCACGCGACGCTCGCGACGGGGGCGCTTCCGGGCGCACACGGCATCATCTCGAACGAGTGGTACGAACGGGAGACGGGCGCGGACGTGAGCTGTGTTCGAGACCCGGCCAGTCCGCCGCTCGATGACCCGAAGGGGAAGGGGGTGTCGCCCCGGCGGCTGCGGGTGCCGACGTTGGGAGACCGCTTGCTCGAGACGCACGGTGGCGCCTCGCGCGTGGTGTCGGTGTCGTTGAAGGACCGCGCGGCCATCATGCTGGGCGGGCAGCGCGGGCAGGCGTACTGGTGGGGGACGAAGGGCTTCACCACGAGCCGCCACCATGCGCGCGAGCTGCCGTCCTGGGTGTCCGAGTTCAATCAGGCCCTGGGCTCGCGGAAGGGAGGCGCGTGGGCACGGGGCGCGGAGGCTTCCGTGTATGGCTCGCTGGGGCCGGATGATGACGCGCGTGAGCGCCCGCCCGAGGGGCTGGGGCGGACGTTCCCCCATCCGCTGACGACGGAGGAGGCGTTCCTGTACACGCCGCTGGGGGCGGAGACGTTGTTCGAACTCGCGCTCGCGGGAGTGAAGGCGGAGCAGCTGGGCAAGCGCCCCGGTGCGAGGGACCTGCTGGCCATCGGCATGTCGAGCGTGGACGTGGTGAGCCACAGCTTCGGGCCGGAGAGCCACGAGACGGTGGACATGCTCTTGCGGCTGGACCGGGCGCTGGCCGCGTTCCTGGAGGCGATGGACCGCGAGGTGGGGCTGTCGAAGGTGTTGGTCGCGATGAGTGCGGACCATGGGATGGCGCCCGCGCCGGCGCGAGCCGAGCAGCGGTTGCCGGCGGAGACGGTGACACGCGCGGTGGACGCGGCGATGGATGGGGCCTTCGGCGCGGAGGACTGGGTGGAGGCGTTCAGCGCGCCGCACCTGTATCTGCGACAGGCGCGGTTGAAGGCGCGGGGTGTGTCGCTGGAGAAGGCGGCCGAGGTGGCGAAGAAGGCGGCGCGCGCGGTGCCGGGAATCGCGGAGGGGGTGTCCGCGGCGGATGTGCGCGCGGATAGGGCGGAGGGCTTTGCTCGGAGGGTGCGACAGGAGTACGTGCCCGGGCGCTCGGGAGAGCTGGTGCTCATCGCGGACCCGCATGTGCTGCTCGCGCCGGATGACGACCATGCGAGCACGCACGGGACGCCCTACGAGTACGACACGCACGTGCCGCTCATCCTCCACGGACAGGGGCTGCCCGCCGCGCGACATGGGCGCGCCGTGACGCCGCTGGACCTGGCGCCCACGCTGGCCACGTGGCTGGGCGTGACGCTGCCGGAGGCCTCGGGGCTGCCGCTCTGTGAGGCGCTGCCGCCACACGCGGGCACGCCAGCCGCGTGCTCGGAGCGCGCGGCTGGACAGTGA